Proteins encoded together in one Scheffersomyces stipitis CBS 6054 chromosome 5, complete sequence window:
- a CDS encoding vesical coat protein (go_component clathrin vesicle coat) has product MSNDIPIDFTELTQLTSLGIQQSSLDSKSTTLESDHYVCVRESGPSGNTVAIIDLKNNNEVTRKNMSADNAILHPSQFVISLRANGTTLQIFNLGTKQKLKSFSLAEPVVFWKWISDEYLGLVTGSSIYYWNIFDGTDNGPVKLSERHDSLNNSQIINFVAEPSLNWFAVTGLAQENGRVAGHIQLYSKTRNVSQAIEGHVSKFASIRLTGAAAPTKVFCVGNKNAQGQGNLHIIEIDHVDGNPPFQKKSVDIFFPPDAANDFPISLQASDTYGIIYVLTKYGFIHLYDMETGSNLFVNRITADPVFTAASYNNGTGIITINRSGQVLSVEVSKDKIIPYVLEKLSNVPLALALASRGGFPGAENLFQQQFQNLLNQGDYTNAAKVAASSEQLRTQDTINKLKHITPQPGQISPLLQYFSTLLDRGTLNKYESIELAKPVLQQDRKPLFEKWLKEEKLTCSEELGDIVKSYNDTALALAVYIRANVNIKVVSSLAELGQFDKIIPYCEKVGYNPDYTNLIQNLVRVNPDKASEFATSLLARPDIQINAENIADLFFSQNYIQQGTAFLLDYLKNDAPSEGHLQTKVLEINLLHAPQVADAILGNQMFSHYDKPTIGKLCEKSGLFQRALEHYDDLKDIKRVIVHTNVLANDWLVSYFGQLNVQQSVACLKELLGSNMQQNLQVVIQVATKYSDLIGPLTLIKIFEDYKCTEGEYYYLSSIVNLTQEPDVVFKYIQAAAKMNQTKEIERVVRDNNVYNGEKVKNFLKEFKLDDQLPLIIVCDRFNYVHDLILFLYKNQYFKFIEVYVQSVNPANTPQVVAGLLDVDCDEAIIKNLLLTVLGRVPIKELVAEVEKRNRLKILLPFLEKTLEGGSNDQEVYNTLAKIYIDSNNSPEKFLQENNNYDTLAVGKYCEKRDPYLAYIAYSKGGNDDELINITNENKMYKYQARYLLAKSDFDLWNSVLVEGNVHRRQLVDQVISTGIPELNDPEPISITVKAFMENDLPQELIELLEKIILEPSPFNDNTSLQGLLILTAIKADPSKVSNYIEKLDKFDPVEIAPLCIDNQLYEEAFQVYDKFELRSDAMKVLVEDIMSLDRGEQYAEKYDTSELWYQLGTAQLNGLRIPEAIDSYVKSKNPENFEQVIEIAEHAGKEEELVKFLDMARETLREPVIDGALINSYATLDKLSEIEKFVGGTNVADLESIGDKLFEAKNYKAAKILYSNISKYSKLATTLVYLEDYQGAVDCARKASNTNVWKQVNSACIENKEFRLAQICGLNLIIDAEELPELVQTYEHNGYFNELIALFESGLGLERAHMGMFTELATLYAKYSPEKVMEHLKLFWSRINIPKVLTACEEAHLYPELIFLYCHYEEWDNAALTMIERSEVAFDHASFKEIIVKAPNLEIYYKAIQFYINENPSLLVDLLSVLTPKLDLPRVVRIFVKTDNLPLIKPFLISVLEKNNSVVNSAYHDLLIEEEDYKSLRSSIENETNNRFNKLDLAERLENHDLVFFRQISATLFTKEKKFNKAISILKNDKLWPDLIRTVAISKSQKIAHEALDYFVETGNHECFVALLFTSYDYISYDYVLELSWLHNLGNFIKPYEISIVHENQKRINEVYEDLKKRREAAKQEEEQPTIAQPLMITNGSIGANVTGLGYQATGVGFGNAF; this is encoded by the coding sequence ATGTCCAACGATATCCCTATTGACTTCACGGAGTTGACCCAGTTGACCCTGCTAGGCATCCAGCAGAGCTCGCTAGACTCCAAGTCGACCACCTTGGAATCGGACCACTATGTCTGTGTTCGTGAGTCTGGGCCCTCTGGAAACACCGTGGCCATCATTGACTTGAAAAACAACAACGAAGTCACAAGAAAGAACATGTCTGCTGACAATGCCATCTTGCACCCCAGCCAATTTGTCATTTCCTTGAGAGCCAACGGCACCACGTTgcaaatcttcaacttgggcACCAaacagaagttgaagtcaTTTTCCTTGGCTGAGCCTGTTGTGTTCTGGAAGTGGATCTCTGATGAGTACTTGGGGTTGGTAACAGGCAGCTCCATCTACTACTGGAACATCTTTGACGGCACTGATAACGGACCCGTCAAGTTGTCAGAGAGACACGATTCGTTGAACAACAGTCAAATCATAAATTTCGTAGCCGAGCCTAGCTTAAACTGGTTTGCCGTGACTGGTCTCGCTCAGGAAAACGGTCGTGTCGCTGGTCACATCCAGTTGTACTCCAAGACTAGAAACGTTTCGCAAGCCATTGAAGGTCATGTTTCCAAGTTTGCCTCGATCAGATTAACCGGTGCTGCTGCTCCTACCAAGGTGTTCTGCGTAGGTAACAAGAACGCTCAAGGTCAAGGTAACTTGCATATCATCGAGATCGACCATGTAGACGGAAATCCACccttccagaagaagagtgTAGATATTTTCTTTCCTCCAGATGCCGCTAACGATTTCCCCATCAGTTTGCAAGCTTCTGACACTTATGGTATCATCTACGTGTTGACCAAATATGGTTTCATCCACTTGTACGACATGGAAACTGGCTCCAACTTGTTCGTCAACAGAATCACGGCCGATCCAGTGTTTACTGCTGCTTCCTACAACAATGGAACCGGTATAATCACCATAAACAGATCGGGTCAGGTGTTGAGTGTAGAAGTTTCAAAGGACAAGATCATTCCTTATgtcttggaaaagttgtcTAATGTACCTTTAGCTTTGGCTTTAGCTTCTCGTGGCGGCTTCCCTGGTGCTGAGAACTTGTTCCAGCAACAGTTCCAGAACTTATTGAACCAGGGCGATTACACCAATGCTGCCAAGGTTGCTGCTTCTTCCGAACAATTGCGTACCCAAGACActatcaacaagttgaagcaCATAACACCTCAACCGGGCCAGATCTCGCCTCTCTTGCAATACTTCTCAACATTGTTGGACAGAGGTACCTTGAACAAGTACGAGTCCATCGAGTTGGCCAAACCCGTGTTGCAACAGGATAGAAAGCCATTGTTTGAGAAGTggttgaaggaagagaagttgaccTGTTCTGAAGAGTTGGGTGATATTGTCAAGTCCTACAATGACACTGCCTTGGCTTTGGCTGTGTACATCAGAGCCAACGTTAACATCAAGGTCGTATCCTCTTTGGCTGAGTTGGGCCAGTTCGACAAGATCATTCCCTACTGTGAAAAGGTTGGCTACAACCCTGACTACACTAACTTGATCCAGAACTTGGTTAGAGTCAACCCAGACAAGGCTAGCGAGTTTGCTACCTCTTTATTGGCCAGGCCAGACATCCAAATCAATGCTGAAAACATTGCtgatttgttcttctctcAGAATTACATTCAACAGGGTACAGccttcttgttggactacttgaagaacgacGCTCCTTCTGAGGGCCATTTGCAGACCAAGGTGTTGGAAATTAACTTGTTGCATGCCCCACAAGTAGCTGATGCCATCTTGGGTAACCAGATGTTCAGCCACTACGACAAGCCCACCATTGGTAAGTTGTGCGAGAAGTCCGGTTTGTTCCAGAGAGCTTTGGAACACTATGATGACTTAAAGGATATAAAGAGAGTCATTGTCCACACGAATGTTTTGGCCAACGACTGGCTTGTATCTTACTTTGGCCAATTGAACGTTCAACAGTCTGTTGCTTGTTTGAAGGAGTTGTTGGGAAGCAACATGCAACAGAACTTGCAAGTTGTGATCCAAGTTGCCACCAAGTACTCTGATTTGATTGGTCCCTTGactttgatcaagatctttgaagaCTACAAGTGTACTGAAGGTGAATATTACTAtttgtcttcaattgtCAACTTGACCCAAGAACCCGATGTTGTTTTCAAGTACATCCAGGCTGCTGCTAAAATGAACCAGACAaaggaaattgaaagaGTTGTCAGAGACAACAATGTTTACAACGGTGAAAAggtcaagaacttcttaAAGGAATTCAAATTGGACGACCAGTTGCCTTTGATCATTGTTTGTGACAGATTTAACTATGTCCatgatttgattttgttcttgtacaagaatcagtacttcaagttcattgaGGTCTACGTTCAGTCGGTCAACCCAGCCAACACCCCACAGGTTGTTGCTGGTTTGTTGGATGTTGACTGTGACGAAGCTataatcaagaacttgttaTTGACTGTCTTAGGAAGAGTTCCTATCAAGGAGTTGGtagctgaagttgaaaagagaaacagaCTCAAGATATTGTTGCccttcttggagaagacTTTGGAGGGAGGTTCCAACGATCAGGAAGTCTACAACACTTTGGCTAAGATCTATATCGATTCTAACAACTCTCCGGAGAAGTTTTtgcaagaaaacaacaactACGACACTTTGGCTGTTGGTAAGTACTGTGAAAAGAGAGATCCCTACTTGGCTTACATAGCTTACTCCAAGGGTGGTAACGATGatgagttgatcaacatcaccaacgaGAACAAGATGTACAAATACCAAGCCAGATACTTATTGGCAAAGTCTGACTTTGACTTGTGGAATTCTGTTTTGGTAGAGGGCAACGTTCACAGAAGACAGTTGGTAGACCAAGTCATCTCAACCGGTATTCCTGAATTGAATGATCCTGAACCTATCTCGATCACCGTTAAGGCTTTCATGGAAAACGATTTACCTCAAGAATTGATTGAGTTGTTAGAAAAGATTATTCTTGAGCCATCTCCTTTCAATGACAACACCTCCTTGCAAGGATTATTGATCTTGACTGCTATCAAGGCTGACCCATCCAAGGTTTCTAACTATATtgagaagttggacaagtttgaTCCAGTCGAGATTGCTCCATTGTGTATTGACAACCAGTTGTATGAAGAAGCCTTTCAGGTCTACGACAAGTTTGAATTGAGATCTGATGCCATGAAGGTTTTGGTTGAAGACATCATGTCCTTGGACAGAGGTGAGCAGTACGCTGAAAAGTACGATACTTCTGAATTGTGGTATCAATTGGGTACTGCTCAATTAAACGGTTTGAGAATTCCAGAAGCTATCGATTCTTATGTTAAGTCTAAGAACCCAGAAAACTTTGAACAAGTTATTGAAATCGCTGAACATGCTggtaaagaagaagagttagtcaagttcttggatATGGCCAGAGAAACTTTGAGAGAACCAGTCATTGATGGTGCTTTGATTAACTCTTATGCTACTTTGGACAAGTTGAGCgagattgaaaagtttgttGGTGGAACCAATGTCGCTGACTTGGAATCTATTGGTGACAAGTTATTCGAAGCTAAGAACTACAAAGCTGCTAAGATCTTGTATTCCAACATCTCCAAGTACTCCAAGCTTGCAACCACTTTGGTTTACTTGGAAGACTACCAAGGAGCTGTTGACTGTGCTAGAAAGGCATCCAACACTAATGTTTGGAAACAGGTCAACTCTGCCTGTATTGAAAACAAGGAGTTCAGGTTGGCTCAAATTTGTGGTTTGAATTTGATTATCGATGCCGAAGAATTGCCTGAATTGGTACAGACTTATGAGCACAACGGCTACTTTAATGAGTTGATTGCACTTTTCGAAAGTGGTTTAGGTTTGGAAAGAGCCCATATGGGTATGTTCACTGAATTGGCTACCTTATATGCGAAATATAGCCCTGAAAAGGTTATGGAACACTTAAAATTGTTCTGGTCCAGAATCAACATTCCAAAAGTGTTGACTGCGTGCGAGGAGGCCCACTTGTACCCTGAATTAATTTTCTTGTACTGCCATTACGAAGAATGGGACAATGCTGCTTTGACTATGATTGAAAGATCCGAAGTTGCTTTTGATCATGCTTCCTTTAAAGAAATCATTGTCAAGGCTCCTAACTTGGAAATCTACTACAAGGCTATTCAGTTCTACATTAATGAAAACCCATCTTTGTTAGTTGACTTGTTGTCTGTTTTGACACCAAAGTTGGACTTGCCTAGAGTTGTTAGAATCTTTGTTAAGACCGACAACTTGCCATTGATCAAGCCATTCTTGATCTCggttttggaaaagaacaacTCTGTTGTCAACTCTGCTTACCACGATTtgttgattgaagaagaagattacAAGTCGTTGAGATCTTCTATCGAAAACGAAACCAACAAcagattcaacaagttggacttgGCCGAGAGATTGGAGAACCATGATCTCGTTTTCTTCAGACAGATTTCCGCTACTTTGTTCACTaaggaaaagaaattcaacaagGCTATCtctatcttgaagaacgacAAGTTGTGGCCGGATTTGATTAGAACTGTTGCTATCTCGAAATCCCAAAAGATTGCTCACGAAGCATTGGACTACTTCGTTGAAACTGGTAACCATGAATGTTTTGTTGCTTTGTTATTTACCTCTTACGACTACATTTCTTACGACTATGTGCTTGAATTATCGTGGTTGCATAACTTGGGTAATTTCATCAAACCATACGAAATTTCCATTGTCCACGAAAATCAAAAGAGAATTAACGAAGTATACGAAGATttaaagaagagaagagaagccgccaagcaagaagaagagcaacCCACTATTGCTCAACCATTGATGATTACCAATGGTTCCATTGGTGCTAATGTCACCGGCTTGGGCTACCAAGCCACAGGCGTTGGCTTTGGAAACGCTTTTTga
- a CDS encoding predicted protein, whose amino-acid sequence MNIMNVQSLRNLIALRTRNISKRIQRALQELSENLANEQPQPQAVPIPVRARNPRQFRGGQSNFYRFYGSFTGFGAAGAHSGGPNWAFHKLNSNNYTFFNKHKMFSKFYNTSNHGSSKIFSKLHHGSMFHNFSSAYQSSFRLKLYQQNVRLTYRTLLCQFKDKFNTNNLENSRKGNLFKFNPSKNINHTIRLNLSLTPNHHQVTLQLARTDSSATQQEKMEADQVIVGCYMDFPISFNLNIPTETLLSEEIMDEMLDNIKRFEKQLSDLKSDLKNLFELGELPIKYISGKNVLRVFFPNCDRAKLDSLCREKNITGGVIYEDVEGMGSSISEPPVVSSTACSASSSNAVTETDILSSYYDSHESHNSTVSSFGSEQDYEMFSDSDMHHPISNEEIVRLDGIVPEAEFQFQIPQFSMEPQVNFNDYDDYYWATR is encoded by the coding sequence ATGAATATCATGAATGTCCAAAGCTTGCGGAACTTGATAGCGCTCAGGACAAGAAACATCTCCAAAAGGATCCAGCGGGCCCTCCAAGAGCTCAGTGAAAACCTAGCCAACGAGCAGCCACAACCCCAGGCAGTGCCTATACCTGTTCGTGCCAGAAACCCTCGTCAATTTAGAGGTGGCCAGCTGAACTTCTATCGCTTCTATGGGTCTTTTACTGGCTTTGGAGCTGCTGGAGCGCATTCTGGAGGTCCCAATTGGGCGTTCCACAAGCTCAACTCGAACAACTATACGtttttcaacaaacacaagaTGTTCTCCAAGTTCTACAATACGAGCAATCACGGCAGctccaagatcttcagCAAGTTGCATCATGGCTCTATGTTCCACAACTTTTCGCTGGCATACCAGTCGAGTTTCAGATTGAAGCTCTATCAGCAGAACGTAAGGCTCACGTATCGAACGCTCCTCTGTCAGTTCAAAGACAAGTTCAATACGAACAACCTAGAGAATAGCCGGAAAGGTAATCTATTCAAGTTCAATCCTTCCAAAAACATCAACCACACTATCAGATTAAACTTGTCGTTGACTCCTAACCATCATCAAGTCACTTTACAGTTGGCCAGAACCGACTCATCTGCTACTCAGCAAGAAAAGATGGAGGCTGATCAAGTAATTGTAGGCTGCTACATGGATTTCCCCATCAGcttcaatttgaacatCCCTACTGAGACGTTGTTGAGTGAAGAAATCATGGACGAGATGTTGGATAACATCAAACGGTTTGAGAAGCAGTTGCTGGATTTGAAGAGCGATTTGAAGAACCTTTTTGAGTTGGGAGAGTTGCCCATCAAGTAcatttctggaaagaatgTGTTGCGGGTATTCTTTCCCAATTGTGACAGAGCCAAGTTGGACAGTTTGTGTCGTGAAAAGAACATCACAGGAGGAGTAATCTATGAAGACGTAGAAGGAATGGGATCTAGCATTTCTGAACCACCTGTAGTTTCGTCAACTGCTTGTTCAGCTTCCTCTTCTAACGCAGTGACAGAAACAGATATCTTGAGTTCGTACTACGACTCGCATGAGTCTCATAACTCGACTGTTTCGTCATTTGGCTCTGAACAAGATTATGAGATGTTCAGTGATTCAGACATGCATCATCCCATCTCCAACGAAGAGATCGTAAGACTTGACGGTATAGTTCCTGAGGCTGAGTTTCAGTTCCAGATTCCACAGTTTTCTATGGAGCCACAAgtgaacttcaacgactACGATGATTACTATTGGGCCAcgagatga
- a CDS encoding predicted protein (go_function catalytic activity~go_process metabolism) — protein sequence MSSVYHDYSTFKNVTSFADSLQNFQQVDGLNTFEQIWGAYYYYMGNDLFATGLLFFVTHEFFYFGRCIPWMIIDRIPYFNKFKIQDTKLPSSKEQWECLKSVLTSHFLVEAFPIWFFHPLCQYIGISYQVPFPSVTDILIQLSVFFVLEDAWHYWFHRALHYGVFYKYIHKQHHRYAAPFGLAAEYAHPIEVMLLGFGTVGIPIVWCVLTGNLHLFTICIWIVLRLFQAVDAHSGYEFPWSLHNFLPFWAGADHHDEHHHYFIGSYASSFRWWDFVLDTEAGPKAKASRERKMKAAAEKVQKKSQ from the coding sequence ATGTCCAGCGTCTACCACGACTACTCGACCTTCAAGAACGTCACCTCGTTCGCCGACTCGTTGCAAAACTTCCAGCAGGTGGATGGCCTCAACACTTTCGAACAAATATGGGGTGCCTACTACTATTACATGGGTAACGACTTGTTTGCTACCGGTTTGCTTTTTTTTGTCACCCACGAGTTCTTCTACTTCGGCAGATGTATCCCATGGATGATCATCGACAGAATTCcatacttcaacaagttcaagatcCAAGACACCAAGCTTCCTTCCAGTAAGGAACAGTGGGAATGTCTCAAGTCTGTTTTAACTTCGCATTTCCTCGTTGAAGCCTTTCCTATATGGTTCTTCCATCCTTTGTGCCAATACATTGGAATCAGCTACCAAGTTCCTTTTCCATCCGTCACCGACATTTTGATCCAGTTgtctgttttctttgtaCTCGAGGACGCATGGCACTACTGGTTCCACAGAGCCTTACACTACGGAGTTTTCTACAAATACATCCACAAACAACACCACAGATATGCTGCTCCTTTTGGTTTAGCAGCTGAGTACGCCCATCCTATTGAAGTCATGTTGTTGGGTTTCGGTACCGTCGGTATTCCAATTGTTTGGTGTGTCTTGACTGGAAACTTGCATCTTTTCACCATCTGTATCTGGATCGTATTGAGATTGTTTCAAGCCGTGGACGCACACTCTGGATACGAATTCCCATGGTCGTTGCACAACTTCCTTCCATTCTGGGCAGGCGCAGACCACCACGACGAACATCACCACTACTTCATTGGCAGTTACGCTTCTTCCTTCAGATGGTGGGATTTCGTCTTAGACACCGAGGCAGGCCCAAAGGCTAAGGCAAGCAGAGAGAGAAAGATgaaggctgctgctgaaaaGGTACAAAAGAAGAGTCAATAG
- a CDS encoding predicted protein, which produces MASSLVFYFVGVLLLVHSGYSSFEFHKLTVLSHYSGSLPVDIVAEAVVGILIIVIGSISSIKNLPVLSLKGEKVYHKSTYLKFIEMKNAVTVAEKVGLSDYDELKNRIGFINIVNKRKEYTEWLASGQTKA; this is translated from the coding sequence ATGGCGTCTTCGCTTGTGTTCTACTTTGTTGGAGTCTTGCTTTTAGTTCATTCGggatactcttcttttgagTTCCACAAGCTTACGGTACTTTCACATTATTCTGGAAGCTTACCTGTAGACATTGTCGCTGAAGCAGTAGTTGGAATCCTCATTATCGTCATTGGTTCCATTAGTTCCATCAAGAATTTGCCGGTATTGTCACTTAAAGGTGAAAAGGTGTATCATAAAAGCACGTATTTGAAGTTtatagaaatgaagaatgcTGTGACAGTGGCAGAAAAAGTCGGCTTGAGCGACTATGACGAGCTCAAAAACAGAATTGGTTTCATAAACATCGTCAATAAGAGAAAGGAGTATACAGAATGGTTGGCTTCTGGACAGACAAAGGCGTAG
- the FUN21 gene encoding hypothetical protein, with protein sequence YKPEYITSLDCKILQYQYAITKLEVFIKSIRRLSEQCAEGRALPLMHYIVLLSGSVFAISENSFNAKLDLLSNFKLFKPTTINISTISSHIPYDLADTPVGILTDLPKLPAALKTMKALDSLCSTCLQAYQKRLAQAKVEQSKMIKGDASKYYSDLTKIVGNEIFCTDKDFDLTLNDLSFKLPKDKALMENENFVEASLIDIDVKMVFLLNKQIDSIMTQLRPMISMYKTLRHTPAKTIDEYALHKIFLLTLRLNDIYTIFRRFGRKIFLSNYSHLTDSKFLFQAKNGNYFKSAILGGVDDTFNTMKKNGMLIANLTRLIRQDSRFEINLKNISDLINFVNQGYLMMETSLDKFDEFGQEWIALELRFRKVYQLPRRNLFEIYQEYHEVKPAPVNTGNIKAPVPTITTSSATKTGESVLEAFPSVSKSSNAGVNGLEKSMKKLEIEPPKTRGSRSSSVSSITSNGSINKPLMRKNSLNSPNRNSMLIPPSSAANGKASPVRSRPNSMLFMNANGSMSTIEGPSPSTLTNSIVSPAATRRRSNSQPVRGSPNINDAIATSGAATALTRNNTISSPLKSPSGTVIRKPAANGVNTKSVNSPTPSVNKNQKQLNSVVEEVDSPPVNPAAVAAKLSANQRLQQHLRQAAKSGTLMTQQKEIFTSVTFDPNSPSSVPIRKYIDPPPKEVSPPAPVESPPITTANTATAKPRRTRDSVTRRNTQHNSVTRQIDPSFETASSSSTDSSGNTSSSGSKRVRFTGVPDYTEAEDAPTKYSHTILRNFAVFKSPIRAVSQKPTFKKKDELLKKEESLSFRYQVHHQPADEDLAA encoded by the exons TACAAGCCAGAATACATCACTTCACTCGACTGCAAAATACTACAGTATCAATATGCAATCACCAAGCTCGAGGTGTTTATCAAAAGCATCCGTCGACTTTCCGAACAATGCGCAGAAGGAA GAGCTTTACCCTTAATGCACTACATAGTGCTCTTGTCGGGTTCAGTATTTGCTATCAGTGAAAATTCGTTCAACGCCAAGTTGGATTTGCTttcaaacttcaaattgttcAAACCCACAACTATCAACAtctctacaatttcaagtcATATTCCCTACGATTTGGCAGATACTCCAGTAGGAATCTTGACGGATCTTCCTAAACTTCCTGCGGCcttgaagacgatgaaaGCTCTAGATTCTCTATGTAGCACTTGTTTACAAGCCTatcagaagagattggcACAGGCCAAAGTAGAGCAGTCCAAAATGATCAAGGGTGATGCTAGCAAATACTACCTGGATTTGACTAAAATAGTCGGCAATGAGATCTTCTGTACCGATAAAGACTTTGACTTGACGTTGAACGACTTGTCTTTCAAATTACCCAAAGATAAGGCACTTATGGAAAACGAAAATTTTGTAGAGGCATCGTTGATAGACATCGATGTTAAGATGGTTTTCTTGCTCAATAAGCAGATCGACTCCATAATGACTCAGTTGAGACCCATGATCTCTATGTATAAAACCTTGAGACACACCCCAGCCAAGACCATAGACGAATACGCCTTGCACAAGATCTTTCTTTTAACTTTACGACTTAATGACATCTACACTATCTTCCGAAGGTTCGGCAGAAAAATCTTCTTATCTAACTACTCGCATTTGACGGActccaagttcttgtttcaAGCAAAAAATGGTAACTACTTTAAATCAGCTATATTGGGTGGTGTAGATGATACTTTCAACactatgaagaagaatggaatGTTGATTGCTAACTTGACACGTTTGATACGTCAGGATTCACGTTTTGAAATCAATCTCAAGAACATAAGCGACTTGATAAACTTCGTAAACCAGGGCTACCTCATGATGGAAACTTCCTTGGATAAATTTGACGAGTTTGGCCAGGAGTGGATTGCATTAGAATTACGATTCAGAAAGGTATACCAGCTTCCTAGGAGAAACCTATTTGAGATCTACCAGGAGTATCATGAAGTAAAACCAGCACCAGTGAATACGGGAAATATAAAAGCTCCAGTTCCAACTATCACCACCAGTTCTGCTACAAAGACAGGGGAATCTGTGCTAGAGGCATTCCCATCTGTAAGCAAGTCCAGTAATGCTGGTGTCAATGGATTGGAAAAGAGCATGAAAAAATTGGAGATAGAACCTCCTAAAACTAGAGGCTCtagatcttcttctgtttcgAGTATCACAAGCAATGGTTCAATCAACAAGCCGTTGATGAGAAAGAATTCGTTGAATTCTCCCAATCGTAATTCAATGTTGATACCACCTAGTAGTGCTGCTAATGGAAAAGCTTCCCCTGTACGATCCAGACCAAACTCCATGCTCTTCATGAATGCCAATGGATCCATGTCTACGATTGAGGGCCCATCTCCTTCAACGCTTACCAACAGTATAGTTTCACCGGCTGCCACTAGACGTAGATCCAACTCTCAGCCAGTGAGGGGCAGTCCCAACATCAATGACGCTATTGCCACGTCTGGAGCAGCCACTGCTTTGACGAGAAACAACACCATTTCTTCCCCATTGAAATCTCCATCTGGTACTGTAATTCGCAAACCTGCTGCGAATGGAGTCAATACCAAGAGCGTGAATTCGCCAACTCCTTCCGTAAATAAGAATCAGAAGCAGTTGAATTCtgtagtagaagaagtagacTCTCCTCCTGTGAATCCAGCAGCTGTGGCAGCAAAATTGTCCGCCAACCAGAGATTGCAACAGCATTTGCGCCAGGCAGCAAAGTCGGGAACGTTGATGACGCAACAGAAGGAGATATTTACCTCTGTGACGTTTGATCCCAATAGTCCCTCTTCTGTTCCTATTAGGAAATATATAGATCCTCCACCAAAAGAGGTTTCCCCACCAGCTCCAGTTGAGTCACCTCCCATTA CTACTGCTAATACAGCTACTGCCAAACCTCGCAGAACCAGAGATCTGGTGACTAGAAGAAACACCCAGCACAACAGTGTAACTCGCCAGATCGATCCACTGTTTGAgacagcttcttcttcgtctacaGACTCTTCAGGCAATACCAGCAGTAGTGGGTCCAAGCGGGTGAGATTCACGGGAGTTCCAGACTATACCGAAGCAGAAGATGCTCCTACCAAGTACTCGCATACCATCTTACGTAACTTTGCTGTGTTCAAGAGTCCTATTCGAGCCGTAAGTCAAAAGCCTACGTTTAAAAAGAAGGATGAGTTGCTCAAGAAAGAGGAGTCACTTTCCTTTAGATACCAAGTCCACCACCAGCCTGCGGACGAAGACTTGGCAGCATAG